The Arachis ipaensis cultivar K30076 chromosome B03, Araip1.1, whole genome shotgun sequence region ATTTTAACCCAATTATTTATTTAGAAGTTGACTTTCATTGTTGAATTTATCTTTTACTGCTTTCTTTTAGTGCTACCAAAAATGTGGTCAAGTTGCCTGTTCAATCCAAATTCTTGAAGATTATCTAAGGAGTCAACCAGACAAAGCTCATGCAAGCTTAGTTGACCTATTGGCTACTATATACATGGAAACTAAGGCACATGACAGAGCTCTTCAGCATATTGAGCATGTTCGAATAGTAAATTCAGGGGAAGAAATGCCTTTGAACCTGAAAATTAAGTCTGGAATCTGCCATGCTCATCTTGGAAACATGGAGAGGGCTCAGGTGAGTATGTAATCTTACACGCTTGAACCTCAGAATATCATTGGTCTTAGATGGTAAGTAATCATGGTATCTATTACTGGGTGTTGAGATTCCTTTATGATATATCCATGTATTGTATACTTATTTGAATTTTTACAAAAGAGAAATGCGTGTAGTTTTTGCTGAATTTCCTATATTGTGGGGATTATTGTCctgttaagattttttttttatttacacaTTAGATATCTAAatcctctgttatatcatcattATGTGGAGTTTAGGAAATCTATGGAAATATATAAAGCTTCCCTTTGTTTCTGCATTATTTGTATGCTAATCAGCATTTTACATGATTAACAGGCTTGCTTCAGTGACATAAAACCAGAGAATGCAATTGAACATGTTGAGTTGGTCACAGAGGCTGCAGACTCCTTAATGGAACTTGAGCATTATGACTCCGCATTGAGTTATTATTTGATGTTGGAAGGCAATGGTGGAAATGAACATGTATGGTAACTTATTCCTGTCTATTGCCGTATTGCAGCACTCTGTCACTTTTATAGTGGTACTTTACTATTTTTCTTTAGTGGTTGACTTGCCCTTTACAAGTCATACAATCTGATATTGAGCTCTACATATATATCTTTCAAAGAAAGTCTACAAGAAACTCTatcctttttctctcttctccccCAAAAgtcctttttctctcttctccccAAAAAGTAATTTTAATCTGATGCCATATTGCATATACCTTTTTCTTGTTTGCAGGGTCTTCTGTATCTGAAAATTGCTAGGTGTTATCTATCCTTGAAAGAAAGGTTACAAGCAATTCACTTTTTTAGCAAAGGCAAGCTTTCATTTTTGTTAAGAGTGTATTCAGGAAAATGACAATTTATTAGAACCACTTATGTCTACCTTTTTTATTGCATGGATTGAAATACTGGATAATCTGTTTTGTTAGTTTCTAGAATGAATGTTGCCAACAATATCAAGTTTAGCTACAATTATTTTTCTCTTGGGAGGTTTGCTAAGCATCTTATGATTCAAGTTTGGCATATTTGTCACATCCAATGCTGAGTTAGAGTTAATAATTGATTTGGGTTACTATAAGAGCATATTTTGAGCTTAAATATTTACATTACATTTTTTTTAACAAGTGCTGGTGATATTCAAGTTCATAAGTTTTTTCTTTTACTATTGATTGCATGTTGATATTCATGTTTCTCTGTTGCTGAACAACCTTTTATATTATAGCCCTAGAAACACTACAAGATGATGTTGATGCACGCATTACGTTGGCTTCCCTTTTGAttgaagaagggaaagaagatgaAGCCATTTCTTTGCTTTCTCCTCCAAAGGATTCTGGTAAATACCATGAACTCTTCTTTTTTTGCTTTCTCCCCCACCCCCTCCCTTTGTCTCTTTTTCTCTGAAAGATTTTAACATGCGATACTTGCAGACTCTGCTGAAGCACATTCTGTAAAGCCAAATAAATGGTGGGTTAATGAAAGGATAAAACTGAAGCTTTGCAATATATATTGGAATAAAGGGTTGCTAGATGATTTTGTGGATGCAATTTTTCCTATGATACGTGAATCATTGTACGTCGCAACCCTTCGACAAAGGGTAATTTTTTATAAGATATTTTCTTAAAATCTTTCTAGCATGTGCATGCAATAGAAATATTTGACTTGACCTATTCTGGCATGCCATTTTCTACTTGTTCTTATACATTGTTCTATGCCAAGATATAGCCTCCTCCTGATGTTATAATCTATCTAATTTCTTTTCATCTAAAATGACAGTCAATATTTGTCATGGTCGGTTCTCACTGTAGGGTAAATCGAAAAAACGCCTCTCTACACGAGACCTGGTTGAAAGGGTTAGGGTAATGAATGCTCCAGAAAAGGATAATGTATTTCAAGGATTCAGGCCTATAGCTACTCCTTCTGATAGGTCTGACCGGTGAGTATTTTGCCTCCTTTTGTTTTTGTATAGAGGATCCTGATCCCCCAATTTGTATTTCCTCTGATCCCCCAATTTGTATTTCCTTCTCCTCATCTTAATGAAATTCTTTTCTTTTATCCCGAAAAAAAAGTGTTATATGCTTATTTCTATGATAGTGTAAACAATGGATAGTTGTAAACTTAACTTCCTTGCTAAAGAACTTCTACTCTTGTTTAAATAAATTCAGGTGGAAAGCTTCCAGGGCAAAACGATCGCTTCAAAAGAAGGAAAttgagaaggagaaaaagaaagctGAGGCATTGGCCGCTGGAATTGACTGGCTGAGCAATGATTCAGATATTGAACCTCAGGTGATCAGTTCTGTGATGTCCAATCTTGCCTCTAGAACAAACAAGTTGAGCAATAATGTAATAACCGCCTTCTGTATTATGCATGGAATGTTTCCAGAGAGTACACAAAGAACCTCCATTATGTAATCTTCTCAAGGATGAAGAGCATCACCAGCTAATAATTAATGTTAGTACTTTTATCTCTTTTTATCTCTATGCTTTTCTCCATACTATCTGACCTATTAATTCTTTTGTACAGTTGTGCAAGGCATTAGCTTCCTTACAAAGGTATTGGGAAGCATTGGAGATTATAAATATTACTCTCAGATTGACTCATTCTGCACTTTCTGCTGACAAGAAAGAGGAACTTCGATCTCTTGGAGCTCGTAACTCCTGAGCCCCAACTACTTGTATTTCTTGTAGATTAGTTATTTGCTTCCTACTTTTCTGCTTGcaagaaataaaattgaaaagtgAAAGAATTTTATTGGGATTTAGATCCTCTGACGTGAGGGATGTTATAGAGTTAGAAGTGACAGATCAATCACATTTGGACCAATTACATGTATCTTTACTTTAGAGGATCATATTTGCTTTTACTGCTCGTTTATTATTGTTACTCTCCCCTTCTTTATGTTTAGGTATTTCTGTATTGAAGCTCACAATATGGAGGTCTTTTAAAGAGAGTGAAAGTTAATATGTAGTTATTTTGTTTTTTGCTAATAAAgtaaatttttgttcttcacagAAATGGCATACAACACCACGGATCCTAAGCATGGGTTTGATTGTGTAAAATACATTGTTCAGCAACATCCGTACAGTGTTGCTGCTTGGAATTGCTACTACAAGGTTATGTCTAGGTAAATTTGTGAATGCAAAGATCCCCGGTTTCTTTGTAAAACATTAGGTTGCCTCATATTAGTTTTCCTTCCCTAATATttcatttatttgttttctcCTGTCTGGTAGATTGGAAAATCGAGATACAAGACACTCCAAGTTTATACTTAATATGCAAGGAAAGTTCGTGGATTGTGTACCTCCTATTCTCATTTCTGCTAATCAGTATACTATAATTAGCCATCACCAAGATGCTGCAAGGAAATACTTAGAAGCTTATAAACTTTTGCCAGAGAATCCCTTGGTTAATCTTTGCGTTGGTATGTTCTTTTATTTTGTGCTGCATCTGGGTAGTGCTTGCTTAGGCCAAGAATGAGCTATTGAACTCATTCCTTCAAAATGTTCTTCAGGAACTGCCTTGATCAACCTAGCATTGGGTTTAAGACTTCAAAATAAGCATCAGTGTGTTGTACAAGGTTTAGCGTTCCTCTATAACAATTTAAGGATCTGCGACAACAGCCAGGTTTGTGCCACATGGCATCTCTTAAGAAGAAAAATACCTTGTTAATAAAAATCACGAAACCAAAGGTTAGCTTTATTTGTATCCAGTGAGAAAATTTGATTATAGTTTTGCTGTGGACATTTATCTAGACCTTGTTAAGGTTGGAGCCTCAAGCACCGAGTCATCTtttgaattcaattttttttttctggctGTGTAAAAATTATGAAGGGCTGAAATGACTGGTTTTTCTTCTGACATGAGTTATTATTTTTCTAAATCTATAAATTAATGCAACACTAATAAGCAAGAAATTGTTGAGGTTTTGCAGGAATCATTGTACAACATAGCTAGGGCGTTCCATCATGTTGGTCTTGTAACTTTGGCAGCTTTCTATTATGAGAAAGTGCTTGCTATTCGTGAGAAGGACTATCCCATTCCAAAACTTCTCAATGAAACACCGGATATTGCTGAAAATCATAAACCCGGTTACTGTGATCTTCGCAGAGAGGCTGCTCACAATCTGCACTTGATCTACAAGAAGAGTGGAGCTCTTGATCTTGCTAGACAAGTTCTAAAAGATCATTGCACCTTCTGAGCTTATGTTGACATTTCttcttgtgtatatatatatacggaTGATAGTATTTATATGCAATGATAGTAGCaacttatttgtttatttttactcATTCAGTGGAccaaattttactaatttatatcactcaatattttttctaaaacacacccaaacaagcccttaaGCCTTACACCAAGGAAGTTAACAAAATATTCAAAGTGATGAACATATAATTTTTCAGGAATCAATTTCCATGTTAACTCAAATTCACTAGTCCTCACAATGTGTTAGTTAAGGTGGTACGCAATGACACTTGTGAAGAGACTGCACAAATCTTGTGCGCTCTCAGTTTAATGAGCATTAATTTTGTGCGCAAGATGAAGGAATATCATTATTTTGTAGTTAACTCAATAAAAAAACCCTACATAAATCTAATTTGCTAATTCTTTTTTGAGTAAAGTTTCACCTTGAATTTGTTGTCTAGTCAAAATAATCACTTAGCTTAAATTTGTTTGTTGTTGAAAATCGTCACTGAGTTTTTTAGTGATTGAACATTGAGTTTTATTCTCTCTTACTGAATAATCACTtagttacatttttttttttttgctaaaaaTCATCGGCAAGTTGAATTTGTTATCGATTATCATCAAATTTGTTACTTTTGTGAAGACATGTATCTTAAGTTTTTAActtatgattttaattttatttttataattttatatttttatttagatttaattactctattgatcTTTATAGTTTTACCAAACTTTTAATTAggtcttatactttttttttcaattggattCCTGGactgcttttaattttgtaattaggtcctttctagtgtaaaaaatattagagttaattgAATATTTCTTTACAAATTAAAGGTATTCATAATTAAGAAACTAATTAGACCTTTAACCGTATGTATTTTTTGGagaaatattctgttaattttaacATTGTTAACATGAAAagacctaattacaaaattaaaatttatataaggacccaattgaaaataaaaaaaaagtataaagacctaattaaaaatttaatgaaacTATAGGGATTATGTCTAGATCAATCGAGTGAGTCAATAACTCATCGATTGAACTAGTAACACGATGATCTGGTTGTATGACCGGATCAATTACCGATTCGATTTTGATAACTATACTGACAGGTGCAGAGTGTTCTGAAACTGGACTAGATTGGCCGGTCAGACTGATCCGACTGCAAACCAGAGACATTAACGGTTTGGTTTATTGTTGGAAACCGCCAATTCAAAAACAATCAAAACTCTGAACCGGCCGGTCGGATCGGGCTGGGAACCGGCAGGTTTGtagaaaacgacgccgtttttccTCTTAAAAGggcaaaaaaaaaggagaagaaatcagAAAAGCGTGCGCGACTCGCCCCCTTTCTCCAATCTCCTTCCTAGCCTCCACCACCGCCGCAAGGAGGAGCCGTGTTTGCCGCCGTCCGTCGCATTCAGGGGATTGTCTCCTCGAGTCTTCGTGCGTCGCAGGCGTTCAAGTCTTCATCTGTTCGCAATCATCAGTCTCTGGCGCGCAGGTTCTTCCTCGAGCTCGGCGTGCGTTGTCTTCGTCTGTCGCTGTCCGTCCTCCTCTGCGATCGAAGGTCAGTGACTCCGAGCTAACTTGTTCTTCGTTTTTTTGTATGCTCTGTTCAGAAATCATTGAATGATTATTGaatattttgtgtttttattgGGATGATTATTTGATTCTATTGAGtagttctctgctactgttttgtgttttctacttttctgttttgtgattttttagaTAGTGATGAGCTGCTGCCTGTGTGATGTAGCCTGCTTTGTGTTTTACTGTTTTTGTGAGTTAATTATGTTTAGATTGTGTGTGTGACTGTCTTAAACTCTTAATGATTTATCGATTTCAGTTATGGAtaatatttttacaaaatgaCCTTTTGCTTTCAGAAATTATACACCACTAATACCACATAATATTTTTCTGTTACCTTTGTAAGAACTTAAAAATTTTACCCAAATGCATCATTGTTATTCTGTGATGCTTACGATTCCTCACTAGTTGTTCGTGGAATTGCGGTGTCTGGTTGATAGTGCTGATGAATACTTGCAGCTTGTTGACACAGTCAGCAATACAATGCAAGCTTTTTGTAACATGCCAGAAAGATTTGCTTATGGGAGTTAGATATAGGATAGATAGCTGGTTAAATGTAGAAGGGTCAATTAGAGGATCTATATTATGAAAACTAAATTAGATTTGGACTCCGGTTATTTGcttgttttgatttttgaatcATTCATTCCTAGCATTTATTCTATGATATCCCTTATGTACAAAAACTACAAAATTAACGCTACAGCGGGTGAAATTAATGAATGCAATGCAATATCTTAAACCATACAAATGGTTTATTAAACAACTAGCATAAAAGGAAAAGAGATGAATAACAGAATAAGTGTACTACAAGTCTACAACACTTTTAAATTATAATCGATTGAACGGACTCAACATAGTACTAGTAGGCACACCTAAGATTATTGCATGGCAATATTATTAGTAGCCTGCTCTAGTGCTCATAACCAGCAATGAAGGTAATTGTGAATTGTGATGCTGCTATTTATTCCTGTTCTCCCCATTTCAAATGTGGTAAGACTTTGGTTGATATAATATTTCATGTAGTACTTTAAATTTGGAAaacattttaagatttatataagactataattatgttttagagTGTTtacttataatttatttattattttattataaaaacagTTTTTTCGATTGAATTACGGTTGAACTGGTTAGACCAATAAACTAATGAACCGGTAACTAAAGCGGTTTCATAACcagtccggttttcagaacctttttGCCTTTAGTatcaaaaattaaattctttttaatatgTTATTATTGTAGACGAGTTCTCCTTCTTCGGAGCAGCCGCCGCAACTACCTCCATTTTCAAGTTCGACTCTCATTGCCACTGGTTACCAACCTCCTCAATACAGCTTCCCCCATTGCTCCCTCTTCTTTATTGCAGCATAACCAGTCTTCTATAATAGCCACAACCATCCCAAGAGGACCAAGCAAGGGGCCTGCTAGTACTAGAGAAAACACCCGAGAACAATAGAGTGCTTACAAGGTGTTTGACGGAATGCTTACTCTAAATTATGTAACTTTATTGCTCATATAGTCATATTTGTGGGTTCCTAAGTGTGTGACTACGAGTGTGATTATGAAGCTTGCAGTAGTTAAATGGCATATAGCAATATAGCATAGTAGTTGGTTAATAGGCAAGTTCCAATTTCCCGAGTGCTTAAACTCTTCTTTAGATTCAGACTGAACATTTAAAAATGCTTCTAGCTCGAAAGCTATCTCCTTCAAAGCTTAAGCCACTCTTTTATTTATCACTCCTTCCTGAGTGCAGAAACCTTGCCCACTCAAATCTCTCTTCAGTTTTGGTAGCACACTCAAAATTCCAGATACAAAACTGCCCAAAGTTTTTGCCACAACCCACAATTAGTTTGATTAGGTTTTTCTCTTCACAGCCTGGAGATTCagctttgaaacaaaatttgccTATCTCGCGTGAGGGTAATTATGATGAAGGGACATCCCCATCTGTTGTTTGCCCTGGTTGTGGTGTTTATATGCAGGATTCCAACCCTAAGCACCCTGGGTATTTTATTAAACCCTCTGAAAAGGACCTGAACTATAAATTGTTTAACAATCTTGAACCTGTTGCAGAAGAGCCTGAGTTCTCCAATTCTGTTAAAAGAGGGATTGTTATTGAACCTGAAAAGCTTAATGATGATGATGCAAACTTGATCAAGAAACCAGAGAAGCCAGTGGTATGTGCAC contains the following coding sequences:
- the LOC107628721 gene encoding general transcription factor 3C polypeptide 3, yielding MATEEGEAATDNEVNVAFEEEEKQNQTEVDDAEAEEDNDDDEGGGEEEEEEEEAEEEEEEGEGEYTFRFTNGMSHLDFVRNNDSDVQRYQQFELLEHQALADRKRKALSLSDSHQEETPSKKGREDDNPGATMAEIMEAMNFGARRRSRKQKKRGRRKGSRNKLNPQITRMLGDATLHYVCRRYDQAIAVSHEVIRLAPNVADSYHTLGLVYYDLEDYKRAMDFYMIAAHLTPKDSSRWKMLYDWSREQGDIGQASYCLSKAITADPKDETLRKERAMFYVELGDYQKAAAAYEQVHHLCPENVEALTDAAKCYQKCGQVACSIQILEDYLRSQPDKAHASLVDLLATIYMETKAHDRALQHIEHVRIVNSGEEMPLNLKIKSGICHAHLGNMERAQACFSDIKPENAIEHVELVTEAADSLMELEHYDSALSYYLMLEGNGGNEHGLLYLKIARCYLSLKERLQAIHFFSKALETLQDDVDARITLASLLIEEGKEDEAISLLSPPKDSDSAEAHSVKPNKWWVNERIKLKLCNIYWNKGLLDDFVDAIFPMIRESLYVATLRQRGKSKKRLSTRDLVERVRVMNAPEKDNVFQGFRPIATPSDRSDRWKASRAKRSLQKKEIEKEKKKAEALAAGIDWLSNDSDIEPQRVHKEPPLCNLLKDEEHHQLIINLCKALASLQRYWEALEIINITLRLTHSALSADKKEELRSLGAQMAYNTTDPKHGFDCVKYIVQQHPYSVAAWNCYYKVMSRLENRDTRHSKFILNMQGKFVDCVPPILISANQYTIISHHQDAARKYLEAYKLLPENPLVNLCVGTALINLALGLRLQNKHQCVVQGLAFLYNNLRICDNSQESLYNIARAFHHVGLVTLAAFYYEKVLAIREKDYPIPKLLNETPDIAENHKPGYCDLRREAAHNLHLIYKKSGALDLARQVLKDHCTF